The following proteins come from a genomic window of Polyangiaceae bacterium:
- a CDS encoding N-acetyltransferase, whose product MELRTHASISEVGEAEWDALLRPEDPPFLSYAWLQTLEQTGCVRPERGWAPLLLTLHREAELVAAAPAYVKGNSEGEFVFDHGWARFAEGRLHVDYYPKLIVAVPFTPATGKRLLIREGEDEDEIAAAFAQGLRQLVDHFELSGAHVLFPPEWQAELLEEHGLFLRLGVQYHWRNAGYGCFDDFLGRFNSKRRNAIRRECKEMEKQGTRLEVLTGRELTSELVDHVFEFYRNTVERFYWGRQYLNRAFFHEIVARMPDGIHVVLARDAGSGRPIGGAFNLLSETALYGRYWGATEERPFLHFNVCYYRGIEDAIARGLALFEPGAGGEHKLSRGFDPAATYSVHHLADSRLALAVKDFTVREAQEIRHFLEQEAKVSRRLG is encoded by the coding sequence GTGGAGCTTCGCACCCACGCATCCATTTCCGAAGTCGGCGAGGCCGAGTGGGACGCCCTGCTCCGACCGGAGGACCCGCCGTTCCTGAGCTACGCCTGGCTCCAGACCTTGGAGCAGACGGGGTGCGTGCGACCGGAGCGCGGCTGGGCGCCGCTGCTCTTGACGCTGCACCGGGAAGCGGAGCTCGTGGCGGCGGCGCCGGCCTACGTGAAGGGCAACAGCGAAGGGGAGTTCGTCTTCGATCACGGTTGGGCGCGCTTTGCGGAGGGACGGCTGCACGTCGACTATTACCCGAAGCTCATCGTGGCCGTGCCCTTCACGCCGGCCACCGGCAAGCGCCTGCTCATCCGCGAAGGCGAGGACGAAGACGAGATTGCGGCGGCGTTTGCCCAGGGGCTCCGGCAGTTGGTGGATCACTTCGAGCTGTCGGGAGCGCACGTGCTGTTTCCGCCCGAGTGGCAGGCGGAGCTACTAGAAGAGCACGGCCTCTTTTTGCGGCTCGGTGTGCAGTATCACTGGCGGAATGCGGGCTACGGATGCTTCGACGACTTCCTCGGGCGCTTCAACTCCAAGCGAAGAAACGCCATTCGACGTGAATGCAAGGAGATGGAGAAGCAGGGCACGCGGCTCGAGGTGCTGACGGGGCGGGAGCTCACGTCGGAGCTCGTGGACCACGTGTTCGAGTTCTATCGCAACACCGTGGAGCGCTTCTACTGGGGTCGGCAGTACCTGAACCGCGCGTTCTTTCACGAAATCGTGGCGCGCATGCCGGACGGCATCCACGTGGTGCTGGCGCGGGACGCGGGGTCCGGGCGGCCCATCGGCGGCGCGTTCAACCTGCTGTCCGAGACGGCACTCTACGGTCGCTACTGGGGGGCGACGGAAGAGCGGCCGTTCTTGCACTTCAACGTCTGCTACTACCGCGGCATCGAGGACGCGATCGCGCGGGGGCTGGCGCTGTTCGAGCCGGGAGCGGGGGGCGAGCACAAGCTCAGCCGCGGCTTCGATCCGGCGGCGACCTACAGCGTGCACCACCTCGCGGATTCTCGCCTGGCACTTGCCGTGAAGGACTTCACCGTGCGCGAGGCGCAGGAGATCCGACACTTCCTGGAGCAGGAAGCGAAGGTCAGTCGGCGCCTCGGGTGA
- a CDS encoding HD domain-containing protein gives MILRDPVHGLVSFESEEESIVPALLETREVQRLRRIRQLGLTSLAYPGADHTRFSHAIGAAFVMTRFIGRMRAIHHELPFWQRVTTERARDALAAALLHDVGHGPFSHLFEEAMPDGPRHETWTSRIIEDPSTEVHQVLSRFDATLPSRVADLVHGRHELGFLARAVSGTFDVDRCDYLLRDAYFTGVGYGSFDLDWLLRSLRFGVPASAEAAPPLAIDGPKGLPAIESFILARLFMFQQVYFHKASRASEWLLSRVLGRVRELIIDGTRVTGVPRAVAELANDDDAPLGDYLALDDHGLMSAIDAWRSASDPVLADLSERLYTRKLFKTYELYGDATHPDAREEALSRAREIAKNAGLDPEVYVGLDCASDLPFDDHDGSLTVIFPTGTPRPPGDVSYLLGRLRGQRLERVRLIFAPELREAIESALGQ, from the coding sequence GTGATCCTCCGCGATCCCGTTCATGGCTTGGTTTCCTTCGAGTCGGAGGAAGAGAGCATCGTCCCGGCGCTGCTCGAAACACGTGAAGTGCAACGCTTGCGCCGCATCCGGCAGCTGGGCCTCACGTCCCTGGCCTACCCGGGCGCGGACCACACGCGCTTCTCCCACGCCATTGGTGCGGCCTTCGTGATGACCCGGTTCATCGGACGCATGCGCGCCATCCACCACGAGCTGCCGTTCTGGCAGCGCGTGACCACCGAGCGGGCGCGGGACGCCCTGGCCGCCGCGCTCTTGCACGACGTGGGTCACGGGCCCTTCTCGCACCTGTTCGAAGAGGCCATGCCGGACGGGCCCCGGCACGAGACCTGGACCTCGCGGATCATCGAGGATCCCTCGACGGAAGTGCATCAGGTCCTCAGCCGCTTCGATGCGACTTTGCCCAGCCGGGTGGCGGATCTGGTGCACGGTCGCCACGAGCTCGGTTTCTTGGCGCGCGCGGTGAGCGGTACCTTCGACGTGGACCGCTGCGACTACCTGTTGCGGGACGCCTACTTCACTGGCGTGGGCTACGGCTCCTTCGACCTGGACTGGTTGCTGCGCAGCCTGCGCTTCGGCGTCCCCGCCAGCGCGGAAGCGGCGCCGCCCCTCGCCATCGACGGACCCAAAGGGCTGCCGGCCATCGAATCGTTCATCTTGGCGCGCCTGTTCATGTTCCAGCAGGTGTACTTCCACAAGGCCAGCCGGGCGAGCGAGTGGCTCTTGTCGCGCGTGCTGGGTCGCGTGCGCGAGCTCATCATCGACGGCACGCGAGTCACGGGAGTGCCACGCGCCGTAGCCGAGCTCGCCAACGACGACGACGCGCCCCTCGGGGACTACCTCGCCCTCGACGATCACGGCTTGATGAGCGCAATCGACGCGTGGCGCTCGGCCTCGGATCCGGTGCTCGCGGATCTGAGCGAGCGCCTGTACACGCGCAAGCTGTTCAAGACCTACGAGCTGTACGGCGACGCCACCCATCCCGACGCACGGGAAGAAGCGCTGTCCCGCGCCCGCGAGATCGCCAAGAACGCGGGGCTCGATCCCGAGGTGTACGTCGGCCTCGACTGCGCGTCGGACCTGCCCTTCGACGACCACGACGGCTCCCTCACCGTCATCTTCCCCACCGGCACGCCCCGCCCCCCGGGGGACGTGTCCTACCTGCTCGGGCGTCTCCGCGGTCAGCGCCTCGAACGCGTGCGCCTCATCTTCGCGCCGGAGCTGCGCGAAGCGATCGAGAGCGCGCTCGGCCAATGA
- the lysA gene encoding diaminopimelate decarboxylase: MSGFSRDQGGVAELGGTPIAKLLDQAAVSTPAYLYDLDGIAEATRGLIAGFGSAAHVVAYAVKANTAGSVVRTVAAAGGGADVVSGAELQVALASGISPERVVMSGVAKQDHELDLAITRGILGIQLESVEEIARVAARARAVGAKANVSVRVNPDVEIDSHAHIATGHDEAKFGIVQNDLPAAFSAIAQHTDHLSLVGISTHVGSMLRTPASYLESAEVVCRVAKERRAAGAPLRFVDFGGGYGIDYGGAPVDPPAAFARAAVKLLGERGLSDLTLVVEPGRALVGPFGVLVASVVQGKHSGTRRFCMVDAGMNDLIRPALYQARHRIEPLERAPGGEEWQVVGPVCESADDFGLYALGPTLPSHVVVRDAGAYGFTMASEYNGRGLPAEVFVRGGKVLHVSPAQSSWVQRRLDA, translated from the coding sequence ATGTCTGGATTTTCACGCGACCAAGGCGGGGTGGCAGAGCTCGGTGGCACGCCCATCGCCAAGCTCTTGGACCAAGCGGCGGTGAGCACGCCCGCGTACCTGTACGATCTCGATGGCATCGCCGAGGCCACGCGCGGGCTGATAGCGGGCTTCGGAAGCGCAGCTCACGTGGTGGCGTACGCCGTGAAGGCGAACACCGCCGGCTCGGTGGTGCGCACGGTGGCCGCCGCCGGTGGCGGTGCGGATGTCGTGAGCGGCGCCGAGCTGCAGGTCGCGCTGGCCTCGGGCATCAGTCCGGAGCGCGTGGTGATGAGCGGCGTGGCCAAGCAGGACCACGAGCTCGACCTGGCCATCACCCGCGGCATCCTCGGCATCCAGCTCGAGAGCGTGGAGGAGATCGCGCGGGTGGCTGCCCGGGCGCGCGCCGTGGGGGCGAAGGCCAACGTGAGCGTGCGGGTGAACCCGGACGTCGAGATCGATTCCCACGCGCACATCGCCACCGGACACGACGAAGCCAAGTTCGGCATCGTGCAGAACGACCTCCCGGCGGCCTTTTCTGCCATCGCTCAGCACACCGACCATCTTTCCCTCGTCGGCATCTCCACCCACGTGGGCAGCATGCTGCGCACGCCGGCGTCGTACCTCGAGTCGGCGGAGGTCGTGTGCCGCGTGGCCAAAGAGCGCCGCGCGGCGGGCGCACCGCTCCGCTTCGTGGACTTCGGCGGTGGCTACGGCATCGACTACGGCGGTGCGCCGGTGGATCCGCCGGCTGCCTTCGCCCGCGCCGCGGTGAAGCTCCTCGGCGAGCGCGGTCTGTCGGATCTCACCCTGGTGGTGGAGCCGGGTCGCGCTTTGGTCGGCCCCTTTGGCGTGCTCGTCGCTTCCGTGGTGCAAGGCAAACACAGCGGCACGCGGCGCTTCTGCATGGTGGACGCCGGCATGAACGATCTCATCCGCCCCGCCCTGTACCAGGCGCGCCATCGCATCGAGCCGCTCGAGCGCGCTCCCGGCGGAGAAGAGTGGCAGGTCGTCGGTCCCGTGTGCGAGAGCGCGGACGACTTCGGCCTGTACGCCCTCGGCCCCACGCTCCCGAGCCACGTGGTAGTGCGCGACGCCGGCGCCTACGGCTTCACCATGGCCAGCGAGTACAACGGCCGCGGCCTTCCCGCGGAGGTCTTCGTGCGTGGCGGCAAAGTCCTGCACGTGAGCCCCGCTCAGAGCAGCTGGGTCCAGCGCCGCCTCGACGCCTGA
- the pyk gene encoding pyruvate kinase, producing MPARRAKIVCTIGPAVDSPERIRELIRAGMDVARLNFSHGTPADHERVARVIREASAELGRPIAILQDLCGPKIRTGKNGPKSVDVGQTVALVGSGEGDAETIAVSYASLSEDVHAGDRILLGDGHVELHVDRVEGEKVLCRVEHGGALRARMGVNLPSGRVRLKAITDKDRSDLEHGLRLGADYVALSFVKSADDVHELRALCEEHGRPTPIVAKIETPQAVEQIEAIVAAADAVMVARGDLGVELPPERVPVVQREIIGVCQKLRRPAIVATEMLHSMVHAPRPTRAEASDVAGAVFGGTDAVMLSAESATGEYPIVAVEMMDRIIRQAEQSEFFSPEGSPPDGATPEAIAHAACHIAGEVGAKVLVALTESGGTARLVSKARPPVPVVALSPDDGTLRRLALYWGVTPHALEVVTDLEALLARVHALLVSEKLVQKGDRFVLVYGAPIGTRGSTNAVRVEVVR from the coding sequence ATGCCCGCCCGCCGCGCCAAGATCGTCTGCACGATCGGTCCCGCTGTGGACAGTCCGGAGCGGATCCGAGAGCTGATCCGCGCCGGGATGGATGTCGCGCGGCTGAACTTCTCGCACGGCACCCCGGCGGATCACGAGCGGGTGGCCCGCGTCATCCGCGAGGCCAGCGCCGAGCTCGGGCGGCCCATCGCCATCTTGCAGGATCTGTGCGGCCCCAAGATCCGTACCGGCAAGAACGGTCCGAAGTCGGTGGATGTAGGACAGACCGTGGCGCTGGTGGGCAGCGGGGAGGGGGACGCGGAGACGATCGCGGTCAGCTACGCGAGCCTTTCGGAGGACGTCCACGCGGGCGATCGCATCCTCTTGGGGGACGGCCACGTGGAGCTTCACGTGGACCGCGTGGAGGGAGAAAAGGTGCTGTGCCGCGTGGAGCACGGCGGCGCGCTCCGGGCCCGCATGGGCGTGAACCTGCCGAGCGGCCGCGTGCGCCTCAAGGCCATCACCGACAAGGACCGGAGCGATCTCGAGCACGGCCTTCGGCTGGGCGCGGACTACGTGGCGCTCTCCTTCGTGAAGAGCGCCGACGACGTTCACGAGCTCCGCGCGCTGTGTGAAGAGCACGGTCGACCCACGCCCATCGTGGCCAAGATCGAGACGCCCCAGGCGGTCGAGCAGATCGAGGCCATCGTCGCGGCGGCGGACGCGGTGATGGTGGCGCGCGGCGACTTGGGCGTGGAGCTGCCGCCGGAGCGGGTGCCGGTGGTGCAACGCGAGATCATCGGCGTGTGCCAGAAGCTTCGGCGCCCGGCCATCGTGGCCACGGAAATGCTGCACTCCATGGTGCACGCGCCGCGGCCCACCCGCGCGGAAGCGAGCGACGTGGCCGGCGCGGTGTTTGGCGGCACGGACGCGGTGATGCTCAGCGCCGAGTCCGCCACCGGGGAGTACCCCATCGTCGCGGTGGAGATGATGGACCGCATCATCCGTCAGGCGGAGCAGAGCGAGTTCTTCTCGCCCGAGGGCTCGCCGCCGGACGGCGCCACGCCGGAAGCCATCGCCCATGCGGCGTGTCACATCGCGGGAGAGGTGGGCGCCAAGGTGCTGGTGGCGCTCACGGAGAGCGGCGGCACGGCGCGGCTGGTGAGCAAGGCGCGGCCACCGGTGCCCGTCGTGGCGCTGTCGCCCGACGACGGAACGCTGCGGCGCCTGGCGCTGTACTGGGGCGTGACGCCCCACGCCCTCGAGGTGGTCACGGATCTCGAGGCGCTGCTCGCGCGCGTGCACGCGCTGCTCGTCTCCGAGAAGCTGGTGCAGAAGGGGGACCGCTTCGTGCTGGTGTACGGCGCGCCCATCGGCACCCGCGGCTCCACCAACGCCGTGCGGGTCGAGGTCGTCCGATGA
- a CDS encoding serine/threonine protein kinase, which translates to MIVPVEQPPELEKYQVLEEIGHGGMATVYRAKDRRLGRDVAVKVIHKHLRESAEVAARFVSEARAVAKLKHQNIVEVYDVSDEGDIERYLVVELVEGTTLRKLLLERGHLPAEIAAAIGIEIAQALEHAHAHGVIHRDVKPENVLVSLRAPVSTRESQERPSDATIARIKIADFGIAKLLDAQGVTSTGQVLGSPAHMAPEQIEGGEVSQRADVFGLGVLLYEGMVGRLPFDGKNPAQVLRKVLDGTFTPPERARPTVGAGLSRIVEKALAREAEDRWESAELIGDLLRAELAKVGMKEPRAELAEYLADPTAYEESYEGRIVDKLVALGKQARSERDVTTAASYFNRALAFRPEDTELLREVAGLARSERLKRTALRAGIVLVGSAVLGVAAYGVTRAARTPRLTPTQDKPPEPVLKVTAEPTVVNTAAPDKSAAPKPSASVVEVVKPNNGKIAVAPIGTAPSKDKTRLVQVLLSGATGGSVLVDGQPYNWFGPPKPMPTGTHTFEFLPPDDKCCKKPPKQVLDVKEGETPFVVRGQIAYLDASLTLIGTGDLRAECPRLFAGVLSAGQTRKIPINSPKRLAGQCTITPGKEGEDNKVVAVTLGPGETRTIP; encoded by the coding sequence ATGATCGTCCCGGTGGAGCAGCCTCCCGAGCTCGAGAAGTACCAGGTGCTCGAGGAAATCGGCCACGGCGGCATGGCCACCGTGTATCGCGCGAAGGATCGCCGGCTGGGGCGCGACGTCGCGGTCAAGGTCATCCACAAGCACCTGCGCGAGAGCGCGGAGGTGGCCGCGCGCTTCGTGAGCGAGGCGCGGGCCGTCGCCAAGCTCAAGCACCAGAACATCGTCGAGGTGTACGACGTCTCCGACGAAGGGGACATCGAGCGCTATCTGGTGGTTGAGCTGGTCGAGGGCACCACGCTCCGCAAGCTGCTGCTCGAGCGGGGCCACCTGCCGGCGGAGATCGCCGCGGCCATCGGCATCGAGATCGCCCAAGCGCTGGAGCACGCGCACGCCCACGGCGTGATCCATCGCGACGTGAAGCCCGAGAACGTGCTGGTGAGCCTGCGCGCGCCGGTGAGCACCCGGGAGTCTCAAGAGCGGCCCAGCGACGCGACCATCGCGCGCATCAAGATCGCGGACTTTGGCATCGCCAAGCTGCTGGACGCCCAGGGCGTCACCTCCACGGGGCAGGTGCTCGGCTCGCCGGCGCACATGGCGCCGGAGCAGATCGAGGGCGGCGAGGTGTCGCAGCGGGCGGACGTGTTCGGTCTCGGCGTGCTCTTGTACGAGGGCATGGTGGGGCGGCTGCCCTTCGACGGAAAGAACCCCGCGCAGGTGCTGCGCAAGGTGCTCGACGGCACCTTCACCCCGCCGGAGCGCGCGCGCCCCACGGTGGGCGCGGGCTTGAGCCGCATCGTGGAAAAGGCGCTGGCACGGGAAGCGGAAGATCGCTGGGAGTCCGCCGAGCTGATTGGGGATTTGCTGCGCGCCGAGCTCGCCAAGGTGGGCATGAAGGAGCCGCGCGCCGAGCTCGCCGAATACCTCGCGGATCCCACGGCCTACGAGGAGAGCTACGAAGGGCGCATCGTCGACAAGCTCGTGGCGCTGGGCAAACAGGCGCGCTCCGAGCGGGACGTGACGACGGCGGCGAGCTACTTCAATCGCGCCCTCGCCTTCCGGCCGGAGGACACCGAGCTGTTGCGCGAGGTCGCGGGACTCGCGCGCTCGGAGCGGCTCAAGCGCACGGCGCTCCGGGCCGGCATCGTGCTGGTGGGTAGCGCCGTGCTGGGCGTGGCGGCCTACGGCGTGACGCGCGCGGCGCGCACGCCGCGGCTCACGCCCACGCAGGACAAACCGCCGGAGCCGGTGCTGAAGGTCACCGCGGAGCCGACGGTCGTGAACACCGCCGCGCCGGACAAGAGCGCCGCGCCGAAGCCGAGCGCGTCCGTAGTGGAGGTGGTCAAGCCGAACAACGGGAAGATCGCCGTCGCACCGATCGGTACCGCGCCCAGCAAGGACAAGACGCGCCTGGTGCAGGTGCTCTTGAGCGGCGCGACGGGCGGCTCGGTGCTGGTCGACGGCCAACCGTACAACTGGTTCGGCCCGCCGAAGCCCATGCCCACGGGCACCCACACCTTCGAGTTCCTCCCGCCCGACGACAAGTGCTGCAAGAAGCCGCCCAAGCAAGTGCTGGACGTGAAGGAAGGCGAGACCCCATTCGTGGTGCGAGGCCAGATCGCCTACCTCGACGCCAGCCTCACGCTCATCGGCACCGGCGATCTCCGGGCGGAATGCCCGCGGCTCTTCGCCGGCGTCCTGTCCGCAGGACAGACCCGAAAAATCCCCATCAATAGCCCCAAGCGCTTGGCGGGGCAGTGCACAATCACCCCGGGCAAAGAGGGAGAGGACAACAAAGTAGTTGCCGTGACCCTCGGACCCGGCGAAACCAGGACCATTCCCTAG
- a CDS encoding ferritin-like domain-containing protein, translating to MAPSPTDRPTSWWLDKLRDRAAAEETLELGEPISWASDAERTAAVRFFNAAFRAEESGLRQAHELASEVGEWDEDLAEVLRLYGDEEGWHRELLTEFLAFIGGEIRPMGRVTGTFYRLYGRAKRMESIVLTNLMFETIGSTTYRLALRNVQHPAARRMLTILTRDESFHVPLNVHFLKRVLERRPASARRRLRALYVLLFASLAALPLASRPKAKAFDRVSTLELSRAYAKELGSLFANEPELGLAPPRPLLWALGLSLAELRRSPGEAVTSVAAAEAAADRARVRVTSL from the coding sequence GTGGCCCCTTCACCCACGGACCGCCCAACGAGCTGGTGGCTCGACAAGCTCCGCGATCGCGCGGCGGCGGAAGAAACGCTCGAGCTCGGTGAGCCCATCAGCTGGGCCAGCGACGCCGAGCGCACGGCTGCCGTGCGCTTCTTCAACGCCGCGTTCCGCGCGGAGGAGAGCGGACTGCGGCAGGCGCACGAGCTGGCCAGCGAGGTCGGCGAGTGGGACGAAGATCTGGCGGAAGTGCTGCGCCTGTACGGTGACGAGGAGGGCTGGCACCGCGAGCTCCTGACGGAGTTTCTGGCATTCATCGGCGGCGAGATCCGCCCCATGGGCCGCGTCACGGGAACGTTCTATCGCCTCTACGGTCGCGCCAAGCGCATGGAGTCGATCGTGCTCACGAACCTGATGTTCGAGACCATCGGCAGCACGACGTATCGCCTCGCCCTCCGCAACGTGCAGCACCCGGCGGCGCGCCGCATGCTCACCATCCTGACGCGGGACGAGTCCTTCCACGTGCCGCTCAACGTGCACTTCCTCAAGCGCGTGCTCGAGCGGCGGCCAGCATCCGCGCGGCGCCGGCTGCGCGCGCTCTACGTGCTCCTGTTCGCGAGCCTCGCCGCCCTGCCGCTGGCGAGCCGCCCCAAGGCGAAAGCGTTCGATCGCGTCTCCACGCTGGAGCTGTCCCGCGCCTACGCCAAAGAGCTGGGCAGCTTGTTCGCGAACGAGCCGGAGCTCGGGCTCGCGCCGCCGCGGCCGTTGCTCTGGGCACTGGGCCTTTCCCTGGCGGAGCTCCGTCGCTCGCCGGGTGAGGCCGTGACCTCGGTGGCCGCTGCCGAAGCCGCCGCGGATCGCGCCCGAGTGCGCGTCACCTCGCTGTAG
- a CDS encoding methyltransferase domain-containing protein: MDASGSHESNRAYYDAFSEGYEDHRGENDPGGYHELLDELESEFVQRFGSGRDVLEVGCGTGLVLQRIRRFAKSAKGIDLSPGMLARARERGLSVVEGSATALPFEDESFDVTCSFKVLAHIPEIDVALKEMLRVTRPHGTVIAEFYNPHSLRGLVKRYGPAGRIAPGAHEKHVYTRFDSPRDVQALLPAGCEIVASRGVRIATPTARLMRLPVARTLLRATERALCDSPLARFGGFWIAAIRKP; the protein is encoded by the coding sequence ATGGACGCATCCGGCAGCCACGAATCCAATCGGGCCTATTACGACGCCTTCAGTGAAGGCTACGAAGATCACCGCGGGGAGAACGACCCGGGCGGCTATCACGAGCTCCTGGACGAGCTCGAGAGCGAGTTCGTCCAGCGCTTCGGCTCCGGGCGCGACGTGCTGGAGGTCGGCTGCGGGACGGGGCTGGTGCTGCAGCGTATCCGGCGCTTCGCCAAGTCCGCCAAGGGCATCGACCTTTCTCCTGGAATGTTGGCTCGGGCGCGGGAACGGGGCCTTTCAGTGGTGGAAGGCTCCGCCACGGCGCTGCCCTTCGAGGACGAGAGCTTCGACGTCACCTGCTCCTTCAAGGTGTTGGCGCACATCCCGGAGATCGACGTGGCACTGAAAGAGATGCTGCGCGTGACGCGCCCGCACGGGACGGTGATCGCCGAGTTCTACAATCCGCACAGCCTGCGCGGCCTGGTGAAGCGCTACGGCCCGGCCGGTCGCATTGCGCCCGGCGCGCACGAGAAGCACGTCTACACGCGCTTCGATTCGCCGCGGGACGTGCAGGCGCTGTTGCCGGCAGGGTGCGAGATCGTCGCATCCCGCGGCGTCCGCATTGCGACGCCCACGGCGCGGCTCATGCGGCTTCCCGTGGCGCGGACCCTGTTGCGCGCCACGGAGCGCGCGCTGTGCGATTCGCCCCTCGCCCGCTTCGGCGGGTTCTGGATCGCCGCGATCCGCAAGCCCTGA